A region from the Meiothermus sp. Pnk-1 genome encodes:
- a CDS encoding GspH/FimT family protein: MPVSRGMTILELLVVLAILGILLALGVGNLRPDRVAVDQAAQILAAQVGRTRLEAIRNNTYAGLALISSGSTYMGTSFPAGGYVVCLDINADSACGAGDQVLQQVRFGEGELSRVRLLAGSGVVWIGFDSRGMPRLTGAVTVNLSNAAGTYVRQLGISVQGRASL, encoded by the coding sequence GTGCCTGTATCCAGGGGTATGACCATCCTAGAGCTGCTGGTCGTGTTGGCCATCCTGGGGATTCTCCTAGCGTTGGGAGTAGGGAACCTTCGCCCAGATCGAGTGGCCGTGGACCAGGCTGCTCAGATCCTGGCTGCCCAGGTAGGGCGCACTCGGCTCGAGGCGATCCGCAACAACACCTACGCGGGGCTCGCGCTGATTTCTAGCGGTAGCACTTATATGGGCACGAGCTTCCCAGCCGGGGGATATGTGGTTTGCCTGGATATCAACGCCGATTCAGCCTGCGGTGCGGGAGATCAGGTGTTGCAGCAGGTTCGCTTCGGGGAAGGTGAGCTGAGTCGGGTGCGTTTGCTGGCGGGCAGTGGAGTAGTTTGGATCGGCTTTGACTCACGGGGGATGCCGCGCTTGACCGGTGCTGTAACCGTGAACCTCAGCAACGCTGCAGGTACCTATGTGCGGCAACTGGGTATCTCTGTGCAGGGGAGGGCGAGCCTATGA
- the dusA gene encoding tRNA dihydrouridine(20/20a) synthase DusA has protein sequence MAVDSTLHRLSVAPMMDWTDRHFRYLVRQVSRGVRLYTEMVTDRAILHGNRSRLLDFDPSEHPVALQLGGSDPALLAEAARIGQEWGYDEINLNLGCPSERVQGGGFGACLMKEPERVAECFAAMREAVQLPVTAKHRLGVDDLEDYGYLARFVEKLAGVGVEVFIVHARKAWLQGLSPKENREIPELRYGWVYRLKEDFPHLTFVLNGGVKTLDEARVHLERLDGVMLGRAVYEDPFVLEEADRRFFGLAHRPERRQVAQAMIAYAEARLEEGVPLWSIARHMLNLFKGQRGGKRWRRYLSQHAIRPEAKPQVLWEALEQVAPTPSPIASFPKQPLPQCG, from the coding sequence ATGGCCGTAGACTCCACCCTCCACCGCCTATCCGTCGCGCCGATGATGGACTGGACGGACCGGCATTTCCGCTACCTGGTGCGCCAAGTGAGCCGGGGGGTGCGGCTGTACACCGAGATGGTCACCGACCGGGCTATCCTCCACGGGAACCGATCGCGCCTGCTCGACTTCGATCCCAGCGAACACCCCGTGGCCTTGCAGCTGGGCGGGAGCGATCCGGCCCTGCTGGCCGAGGCCGCCCGGATCGGCCAGGAGTGGGGTTACGACGAGATCAACCTGAACCTGGGCTGTCCCTCCGAGCGGGTGCAGGGCGGCGGGTTCGGGGCTTGCTTGATGAAGGAACCGGAGCGGGTGGCGGAGTGCTTCGCCGCGATGCGCGAAGCGGTGCAGCTCCCCGTGACCGCCAAGCACCGGCTGGGGGTGGACGACCTCGAGGACTACGGCTACCTGGCCCGCTTCGTCGAGAAGCTGGCCGGCGTTGGGGTGGAGGTCTTCATCGTCCACGCCCGCAAGGCCTGGCTCCAGGGGCTTTCTCCCAAGGAAAACCGCGAGATCCCCGAGCTGCGCTACGGCTGGGTATACCGGCTCAAAGAGGACTTCCCCCACCTGACCTTCGTGCTCAACGGAGGAGTCAAGACCCTGGACGAAGCCAGGGTCCACCTCGAGCGCCTGGACGGGGTGATGCTGGGCCGGGCGGTGTATGAAGACCCCTTCGTGCTCGAGGAGGCCGATCGGCGCTTTTTCGGCCTAGCGCACCGGCCCGAGCGCCGCCAGGTAGCCCAGGCCATGATCGCCTACGCCGAGGCCCGCCTGGAGGAGGGGGTTCCCCTGTGGTCCATCGCCCGCCACATGCTCAACCTGTTCAAAGGGCAGCGCGGCGGCAAGCGCTGGCGACGGTATCTGTCGCAGCACGCCATCCGGCCCGAGGCCAAGCCCCAGGTCTTGTGGGAAGCGCTCGAGCAGGTAGCCCCCAC